AGCTCCATGTCGTTCCGCTCGAACTGGATCTCGACCAGCCGCTGGAGGATGTCGTTCCTCGGCACCGCATCCCCCACCTTCAGCTCGAATCCCATGCTCCGGAAGTTCTCCGGGTTGCCGAGCCCGTAGATGCAGGAGACCGAGGCGACCACGATCACGTCCGAGCGCATGGCGAGCGATGCGGTGGCGGAGAGGCGGAGCTGCTCGAGCTTGGGGTTGATCGCCGCATCCTTCTCGATGTACTNNNNNNNNNNCGTTGTAGAGCTGGGCGGCGAGCGTCTTGTTGTGGGCGACGACGAGCGTCGGCTTCTGGACCGCCTGGATGACGTTCGCCATGGTGAACGTCTTCCCCGACCCCGTGACGCCGAGGAGCGTCTGGAATCGGTGGCCCGCGCGGACCCCGGCGACCAGCTGCTCGATCGCCGCCGGCTGGGAGCCCTTCGGACGGAACTCGGATACGAGGTTGAACTCTTGCACGATGCCTATTATTGGGTGCCGGAGATCTTAACTGCTGGGGTGGCGGGGCAAAAGTGTCGCTGCGGGACGGCTGCGGGGGCGTGTGCCGGGCGGCACCAGGACCCTGTACGCCGAACACCGGGCGCAAATCCTCCCGACCCTGCGCCTGGCATCGGGGACCGCACGGGGCTCGATCGGGTGCCGGAGATCGCGGGGACGCGTGCCGCGCAGCGGCAGCCGGCAGGAGTGCGCCCGACCCGCAATCCCCGGAGAGGGGAGGGCATCGTTGAAGCCGGGCGCCTGCGCCCCAGGATATGCAGCATGGCTATTTTTATGGGATGTCGTTTCATTCGATGCCGGCAGCATCGATGTTCGCGGCATGCGGGGACGGTCTGAATGGTCAGAAATATTCTGGTGAAACTGCGGGAGGCAACGCAGTCGGTGCTGCCTGTCAGCGCCATCGTGCTCGCCC
This region of Methanomicrobiales archaeon genomic DNA includes:
- a CDS encoding excinuclease ABC subunit B (The UvrABC repair system catalyzes the recognition and processing of DNA lesions. The beta-hairpin of the Uvr-B subunit is inserted between the strands, where it probes for the presence of a lesion); the protein is YIEKDAAINPKLEQLRLSATASLAMRSDVIVVASVSCIYGLGNPENFRSMGFELKVGDAVPRNDILQRLVEIQFERNDMEL